The Halococcus saccharolyticus DSM 5350 genomic sequence ATCTCGATTCCAGTCCGCTATCGATGGCTCCATATTGGAGATTTGAACAGCCGCGAATACGGGCACTATTAGCTTAGTCGGCTGAAGTAGGTGGAGTTCCTCCGTTCATGATGGTGTCATGATGGTAGAAATTCGGTTAGAAGATGGGGATGCCAGCCTGTCCTGTTTTTGGATGGGGAGCGCACGCCAGCCGGGTAGCGATCGATTCACAGCGGCTGGTTATAAACGTACGTGGGCAAGTAATTTAGAACCCATGGTGCGGTGAGTGAATGAGTAACAGGTGCTGTTCGTTCTGAACTGGGAGTTCGGTCCGTGGCGATACAGTGCATCGGAAGGGTTTACCCTATAGCGAACGATAAATAATCATGAGCACTGAAGAGAACCTTCCGGAAGATTGGATGTTAGAAACTGAGCAGACAACACACGACGAACTCATGGGTCGGGATTATACCACGGTTCTCTATCGCCAGGAACACACCAGAAGTGCAGTATACATCAACGAGGTCATCGACGGAGCGAACGTCTGGGAATACAACGTGCATCACTCGGGGCGAGACAGTGACCTTGGAACCGCCGCTGACTTGGAAACAGCGAAGCAGATAGCGTTCGAGTTCATGAACGACTCCGCCGCCAGCGTGTGATATTCTCCGCGCTGTCGACGGCGGGATCCCCTCACTGAAGTAAAATAGATGCGTACGATCACCCGAAAGTGGATCTGACCGGGGCTTACTGCTGGGTCTGACGGACGAACTCGTCGAGCTTTGCTTCGATGAGTGTCGCGACGCGCTCGCTATATTGCCAGAGTGCTGTGTTGAGTCGTTCTTCAGTCTCGTCATCGAGGCTGTCTCCCCCGCGGAGGACAGAATCCTTGGTGATCTGTGGGTGGTACACGCAGACCACGCCAAGTGAGGTATCCGAACTTGAGGTCCCCGCCGTGTGGATTCCGTACTGATCGGTCCCCCAGACACCATCGCCGCCCTGTCGCTCCAGTTCGGAATCGAGCGCGTCGAGTAGTTGCATCTCTTCGGGCGAGAGGAGAGGATCGTCGCCTTCGAGCAGTTCGGTGTACGCCTCTCTCCGGGCATTCCTCGTCCACTGGTCCAACTGGGAGCGCGCCCGTAGTACGAGCTGTCGTTCGTCTGGAAACTCGGCCATACTTCTAGTACGACGGCCAGGTGAATCAACGTTCGTACGACACCTCCAGTCGGAGGTAGTGACGTTGGCGCACTATCTCGGGCAGAACGGTTCGTCTCACACGCGCACACCCCAGAAGAACGCGATGCCAAGGACGGAAACGACCGACAAGAGCAACTGTAGTGGGGCACCGACACGGAGAAAGTCGGAGAATTTGTACCCGCCTGGCCCGTAGACGAACAGGT encodes the following:
- a CDS encoding DUF7539 family protein; its protein translation is MAEFPDERQLVLRARSQLDQWTRNARREAYTELLEGDDPLLSPEEMQLLDALDSELERQGGDGVWGTDQYGIHTAGTSSSDTSLGVVCVYHPQITKDSVLRGGDSLDDETEERLNTALWQYSERVATLIEAKLDEFVRQTQQ